GCCCAACCCCTTCGCCACGCGCATCGCGAAGTACTTCGCCAACAGCGTGCGCGAGGAGGGCCTGCTCACCATCGCCCGAGGTGGCGTCGTCTATTCACCCGGCAGCGCGGGCACCGTGCAGGAGATCTTCCAGGACGCCTGCCAGAACCACTACAACACCGTGGGCGTCATCAGCCCCATGCTCTTCCTGGGGCGCGAGTTCTGGACGCAGACGCGGCCCGTGTACCCGCTGCTGGAGCACCTGGCCCGGGGACAGGAGTACGCGCGGCACCTGCTCCTCACGGACTCCAAGGAGGACATCATCCAGGCGCTCGTGCGCTTCGACCAGGAGCGCGAGGCCCTGGCGCGGGCGGGCTGACCGTGGCGGCTCAGCCCTGACCCGCGACCGGGGTGACGGCGTTCAGGCTCACGAACGCGTCCCGCTTCACGCCGTGCTTTAGGAAGTCCTGCACCGCCCTCGCGAGCGTCGCGGCCAGCAGGCCCAGGAGGGGCAGGTGCTCGCCGCCCTCGCAGGTGGCCTGGCCCTGGGTGTCCTCGGCGTCGGGCGTGAAGCGTTCATCCCAGCGCACCAGGCCGAACGTGCCGTCCGCGGATACGGCTCCGTGCACCAGCGGCGTGCCCGTCTTCCGGGCGTGGTCGCTGAGCAACTGGCGGCTGTCCTGGTTGTCGAAGGCGTCCACCAGCAGGTCCGCCCCCTTGCACAGCGCCTCCACGTTGTCGCGCGTGAGGCGCACGCCAAAGGCTTCCGCCTTCACACCGTGCAGGTTGTGCAACTGGAGCTTCAGCGCCTCCGCCTTGTTCTTGCCGACGGACGGCTTCACGTAGGCCTGTGACAGCAGGTTCTTCGACTCCACGCGGTCGAAGTCGATGAACACCCGCGTCGCGTCCAGGTTGCGGCACAGCAGCGCCGCCGCGGACCCGATGGCCCCCACGCCACAGAAGACGATGCGCATGGTGGCCGCCCTCAGCACGCCCCGAAGGGCACCTTCGGACGCAGGTAGATGCGCTCCTCGCCGTGCGCGCCCCGGAAGCGGTCCACGACGTAGTGCTGGAAGGCCTCGTCCCCCAGATGGAAGCGGTGCAGGCCCGGCACTCCGCCCGAGCGCACCAACTCCACCGCGATGCGGCGCACGTCCGCGTCGCTGATGTGCCGCTCCAGCTCCACCGGCACGTCCGCCGAGTGTCCGTCGTAGGTGATGTTGAGCGTCGCCATGGCTGCGTGCCTCCAGGGAAGAGAACCCTGGCCCGGGACGACGCCCCCCGGTGCTTCCTGACAACCCGGGCCCTGTCCGTCGCCTCCTGGACGCGAGGAAGGGGAGCGGCCGTCACCTTCCCACCGGAGGATGCACAGTGTTGGGCTCACGGGAGGAGACGCATGGAGTCACCACGAGCACCGCACCCCTGGAACGTCACGCCCACGGAGGCCGTGGCGGTGCAGAAGCGCTTGCGTGAGCAGCTCATCCTGGAACCGCCTCCAGGCCTGCGCATCACCCGCCTGGCGGGCGCGGACATCTCCACGGAGAAGGGCAATGACACGGGCTATGGCGGCATGGTGGTGCTCGACGCACGGACGCTCCAGCCGGTGGCCCGCGCCGTGGCCACGGCGACGCTGACGTTCCCGTACGTCCCCGGCCTGCTCTCCTTCCGCGAGCTGCCGGTGCTGGCCGCCGTCTGGGAGCGGCTCACGGTCCGCCCGGACGTGCTCATCTTCGATGGCCAGGGCACCGCGCACCCGCGACGATTGGGCATCGCCTGCCATGGAGGGCTGCTGTTCGACATCCCTTCCATCGGCTGCGCCAAGTCGCTGCTGGTGGGCACGCCCGGGAAGCTCGCGGAGCGGCGGGGCGCCACGTCCCCCATCACCCACAAGGGCGAGGTGGTGGGCATGGCGGTCCGCACCCGCACCGGCGTCAGCCCCGTGTTTGTCTCCCCTGGCCACCGCATGGACCTGGACACCGCCGTGGAGTGGGTGTTGAAGGCCAGCCCCCGCTACCGTGAGCCGGAGACGACGCGCCACGCGCACCGCCTGGTGAACGCCTTCCGCCGCGCGGGCGGTGAGGCCGCGGAGCTGGAGGAGGGGAGTCCCGGATGAAATCCGAGGGGTTGATGCTGGTGGTGGCGGGCCTGGGGCTCGCCGTCGTGGGCCTGCTGGTGTGGGCCGGGGCCTTCTCCTGGTTCGGCCGGCTGCCCGGGGACATCCGCGTGGAGAGCGGGAACACGCGCATCTACGCGCCGCTGGCGTCCATGCTCCTCATCTCCGTGCTGCTGAGCCTGGGCGCCTGGGTGGTGCGCCGCTTCTTCTAGGTCCCTGAGGCGCTCCGGCGGATTTCGCCTCAAGGATGCGCGCCCTTCGCGTCTGTCCGACAGGCATGACCTCAAGGGTTGGCTGTCTGCTGCCCTGGCGGGCGGAAGGGCCCCTGTCCTCAAGGACAGGCGGAGGGCATGGGGACGGACGGGGAGTGGATCCGCGCTGTTGGACCGCGCAGCATGCGGCCCCCGTCCCGGATGTCACCGGTGGGGAATAAAAGCAGCATCCGAGAAATGGCGGCGGTCAGGCCGCCCGAGGTGAGCATGCGCAGGCTGTCATCCCCGTTGAGTGAGCTGGCATCCCACTACTCCGTGGTCGTCGTGGGGTCGGGCTATGGCGGAGGCATCACCGCCAGCCGGCTGTCGCGCGCGGGGCAGCAGGTGTGCGTGCTGGAGCGCGGCCGGGAGATGCACCCGGGGGAGATGCCTCGCACGCCCGCGCAGGCGGTGGCCGAGTTCCAGCTCCACTGCGCCCCGGGCCAGGGCGACCTGGACGTGGGCAGCCCCACCGGCCTCATCGAGGTCCACCGCAACGGCGACGTGTCCGTCATCGACGGCTGCGGCCTGGGCGGCACGTCGCTCATCAACGCCGGCGTGACGATGCGGCCCGACCCTCGCGTGTTCGAGGACCCGCGCTGGCCCCAGGCCCTGCGCGCCGACGTGCATGGCCTCCTGGAGGACGGCTTCACGCAAGCGGAGCTGATGCTGCGGCCCCTGCCGTACCCGGAGGACCACCCGCCGCTGCAGAAGCTCAAGACGTTCGGCATCTCCGCGGAGAAGCTGGGCGGACGGCTGACGCGGCCTCCGGTGGCGGTGACGTTCGAGGCGGGCGTCAACGCCGCGGGTGTGCGGCAGCCGGGGTGCTCGCTGTGCGGTGACTGCGCCACGGGCTGCAACACCGGCGCGAAGAACACCGTGCTGATGAACTACCTGCCGGACGCGCACGCGCACGGGGCCCGCATCTTCACCGAGGTGTCGGTGCGCGCGGTGGTGCCGGACGGCGCGAAGTGGCGCGTCTACTACCGCCCGCTCAACACCGGCCGCGAGCGCTTCGACGCGCCCGACGCCTGGCTCACCGCGGACCGTGTCGTCCTGGCGGCCGGCACCATGGGCACGGCCGAGATCCTGCTGCGCTCGCGCGAGCTCGGCCTGTCCGTGTCCTCGAAGCTGGGCCACCGCTTCAGCAGCAACGGCGACGTGCTGGCCTTCGGCTACAACCTGGACATGCCCGTCCACGGCGTGGGCCATGGCGAGCAGGACCACGAGACGCGCGACCCGGTGGGGCCCTGCATCGCGGGCGTCATCGACCAGCGCGACACCGCCCGCCTGGACGAGGGGATGATCATCGAGGAGGGCGCCATCCCCGGCGCGCTCGCGTCGCTGATGCCCGCGGCGCTCGCGGGGGCCGCGGCGCTGGTGGGCGAGGACACCGACGAGGGCATCCTGGACTGGGTCCAGGAGCGGCTGCGCCAGGCGGACAGCTTCGTGCGCGGTCCGGACCACGGCGCGGTGGAGCACACGCAGACGCTGATGGTGATGTCGCACGACGAGGGCAAGGGCGAGCTGCGGCTGGAGCACGACCGCGTGCGCCTGCACTGGCCGGACGCCGGCCGCGACCCGCAGCTCACCCGCATCGAGGAGCGCCTGCGCCGCGCCACCGCCGCGCTGGGCGGCACCTTCGTGCGCTACCCGCTCTGGTCCGAGGCCTTTGGCAAGGAGCTCCTGTGCACGCACCCGCTGGGCGGCTGTGTCATGGCCGAACGGGCGGAGGACGGCGTGGTGGACCACGAGGGGCGCGTCTTCTCCGGCAGGTCCGGCCACGCGGTGCACGAAGGGCTGTACGTGTCCGACGGCTCCGTGGTGCCGCGCTCGCTGGGCATCAACCCGCTGCTCACCATCTCCGCCGTCGCCGAGCGCGCCTGCGTCCTGATGGCCCGGCGATACGGGTGGACCATCGACTACGCGCCGCTGCCGGAGGCCTCGGCGCCCCAGGCCCCCGGGCCCGTGGGCGTGCGCTTCACGGAGACGATGCACGGCTTCCTGTCCGGTGACGTGAAGGCCCCGCACCTGGAGGCCGGCGACCCGGAGCGCGACGACGCCACGCCCCTGCGCTTCGTGCTCACCGTGACGGCCGAGGACCTGGACGCGACGCTGCGCGACGAGCGCCACCCCTTGAAGTTGATGGGCACGGTGACGGCGCCGGTGCTGTCGTCCCGCCCGCTGGTGGTGACGCGCGGCGAGCTGCGCCTGATGACCCGCGAGCACGCCCGGCCGGGCGGCCAGCGGATGGAGTACCTGCTGCACCTGCTCAGCGAGGCCGGCGAGGCGTACTACCTGGAGGGCTACAAGGACCTCTACGACGACCCGGGCCTGGACCTGTGGAAGGACACCACGACGCTGTTC
The sequence above is drawn from the Corallococcus sp. NCRR genome and encodes:
- the nfi gene encoding deoxyribonuclease V (cleaves DNA at apurinic or apyrimidinic sites) — its product is MESPRAPHPWNVTPTEAVAVQKRLREQLILEPPPGLRITRLAGADISTEKGNDTGYGGMVVLDARTLQPVARAVATATLTFPYVPGLLSFRELPVLAAVWERLTVRPDVLIFDGQGTAHPRRLGIACHGGLLFDIPSIGCAKSLLVGTPGKLAERRGATSPITHKGEVVGMAVRTRTGVSPVFVSPGHRMDLDTAVEWVLKASPRYREPETTRHAHRLVNAFRRAGGEAAELEEGSPG
- a CDS encoding GMC family oxidoreductase N-terminal domain-containing protein, with amino-acid sequence MRRLSSPLSELASHYSVVVVGSGYGGGITASRLSRAGQQVCVLERGREMHPGEMPRTPAQAVAEFQLHCAPGQGDLDVGSPTGLIEVHRNGDVSVIDGCGLGGTSLINAGVTMRPDPRVFEDPRWPQALRADVHGLLEDGFTQAELMLRPLPYPEDHPPLQKLKTFGISAEKLGGRLTRPPVAVTFEAGVNAAGVRQPGCSLCGDCATGCNTGAKNTVLMNYLPDAHAHGARIFTEVSVRAVVPDGAKWRVYYRPLNTGRERFDAPDAWLTADRVVLAAGTMGTAEILLRSRELGLSVSSKLGHRFSSNGDVLAFGYNLDMPVHGVGHGEQDHETRDPVGPCIAGVIDQRDTARLDEGMIIEEGAIPGALASLMPAALAGAAALVGEDTDEGILDWVQERLRQADSFVRGPDHGAVEHTQTLMVMSHDEGKGELRLEHDRVRLHWPDAGRDPQLTRIEERLRRATAALGGTFVRYPLWSEAFGKELLCTHPLGGCVMAERAEDGVVDHEGRVFSGRSGHAVHEGLYVSDGSVVPRSLGINPLLTISAVAERACVLMARRYGWTIDYAPLPEASAPQAPGPVGVRFTETMHGFLSGDVKAPHLEAGDPERDDATPLRFVLTVTAEDLDATLRDERHPLKLMGTVTAPVLSSRPLVVTRGELRLMTREHARPGGQRMEYLLHLLSEAGEAYYLEGYKDLYDDPGLDLWKDTTTLFVSLHRGDGPEAPCMGRGFLRLTAEEFARQLTTLRVLNARDGKQRAEALARFGGFFFGALWDTYVRRVAA
- a CDS encoding DUF2905 domain-containing protein; its protein translation is MKSEGLMLVVAGLGLAVVGLLVWAGAFSWFGRLPGDIRVESGNTRIYAPLASMLLISVLLSLGAWVVRRFF
- a CDS encoding HesA/MoeB/ThiF family protein — translated: MRIVFCGVGAIGSAAALLCRNLDATRVFIDFDRVESKNLLSQAYVKPSVGKNKAEALKLQLHNLHGVKAEAFGVRLTRDNVEALCKGADLLVDAFDNQDSRQLLSDHARKTGTPLVHGAVSADGTFGLVRWDERFTPDAEDTQGQATCEGGEHLPLLGLLAATLARAVQDFLKHGVKRDAFVSLNAVTPVAGQG